From one Macellibacteroides fermentans genomic stretch:
- a CDS encoding TolC family protein, whose product MKRLSLFIVTTLFFNTFIMAQDNILTLDECIRIGIENNLLLKSQSEEIRKAGYEHSASRTKLLPVINGFGNFTNNVDVGTSVTDGSRMGTMLGIDMPYMTTQGLRYNTSVGAQLSMPLYNQTLYTSISIAEKMKELTHYSYEKAKEDITIEICKIYYLAQTTVEQIRLTDENIDRLKALADITRAFFDNGMAMDVDLKRVNINIENLTVQRENAKAMYQQQLNLLKYILDLPLESDFGLVYVSADEMTVPELSGLSKDLNEFKILYSQKNIVEKQKKAINQGYIPTLSLVGQLSYTNYTDHFDNYFHSNSSNSLNKWYNSFYWGVSLNIPIFDGFSKRMNRKKANSDYIKIRFQIEDTEKKMQTQYDNTINDWLNNYRNYTKQKDNYSLAGDVYKVTADRYKEGIVSMTELLQDEMRLTDAQNNFINAHYSCRITELQLLKLTGKLDELSIK is encoded by the coding sequence ATGAAAAGATTATCACTATTTATTGTTACCACACTATTCTTCAATACATTTATTATGGCACAAGATAATATACTAACGCTGGATGAATGTATTAGGATAGGAATAGAGAATAACTTGTTGCTTAAAAGCCAATCGGAAGAAATCCGAAAAGCCGGCTACGAACACTCCGCAAGCCGGACCAAATTATTACCTGTAATCAACGGCTTTGGAAATTTTACAAATAATGTAGATGTAGGTACCAGTGTTACTGATGGATCCCGGATGGGAACCATGTTAGGGATAGATATGCCCTATATGACAACACAAGGCTTGAGATACAATACCTCGGTAGGGGCACAACTCTCAATGCCTTTATATAACCAAACCCTCTATACCAGTATCTCTATAGCTGAAAAGATGAAAGAACTGACACACTATTCATACGAAAAGGCGAAAGAAGATATTACCATCGAAATATGCAAAATATATTATTTGGCACAAACAACTGTTGAGCAAATCCGGCTGACGGATGAAAATATAGATCGCCTGAAAGCATTGGCCGATATAACCCGTGCCTTCTTTGACAACGGTATGGCGATGGATGTGGATCTGAAACGTGTTAATATCAATATAGAGAACCTAACCGTACAGCGCGAAAATGCAAAAGCAATGTACCAACAGCAACTGAATTTACTGAAATATATATTGGATCTGCCTTTAGAGTCTGATTTTGGACTCGTATATGTCAGTGCTGACGAAATGACTGTGCCTGAATTGTCCGGTTTATCGAAAGATCTGAACGAGTTTAAAATACTCTACTCACAAAAAAATATAGTCGAAAAACAAAAGAAAGCTATTAATCAGGGCTACATTCCCACATTATCATTAGTGGGGCAGTTATCCTATACGAACTATACCGATCATTTTGATAATTATTTCCATTCCAATAGCTCTAACAGCCTGAATAAATGGTACAATTCTTTTTATTGGGGCGTATCTCTCAATATCCCGATTTTTGACGGATTCAGCAAACGGATGAATCGAAAAAAAGCAAATTCGGACTATATAAAAATAAGATTTCAGATTGAAGATACGGAGAAAAAAATGCAAACACAATATGATAATACAATTAATGACTGGCTGAATAATTATAGGAATTACACCAAACAAAAAGACAATTATTCGTTGGCCGGGGATGTATATAAAGTTACAGCCGACAGATATAAAGAAGGAATAGTATCGATGACTGAACTATTGCAGGATGAGATGAGGCTGACCGATGCGCAGAATAACTTTATCAATGCACATTATAGTTGTAGGATTACCGAGTTGCAGCTGTTGAAGTTGACAGGCAAGCTGGACGAGCTTTCAATCAAATAA
- a CDS encoding HlyD family secretion protein → MSESSNHKKELRKLRILRTTRWFLSAIGLVIIAVGIYFAIDLFLNFKSNEVTNDAQVEQYVSPINVKVPGYIHKIYFTEHQFVKKGDTLLVIDDREYQIRLKEAEASLQDAMAGSQVIDASVNTSKSNIIVFDSNIEETEARLRKLETDYTRYQNLLSRNATTPIQVEQIKTDLDATTARLNALKQQKRTAESSSDEVQKRRGNSEASILRASAALDMAKLNLSYTVITAPCDGFLGRRALKEGQLVNAGQNMTYIIPNTQKWIVANFKETQVKNLYIGQEVIIMIDAFDKKEFKGKVTEISNATGAKYSLVPADNSTGNFVKIQQRIPIRIEFENLSSEDNMKLAAGMMAVVNAKVKK, encoded by the coding sequence ATGTCAGAATCAAGCAATCATAAAAAAGAATTGAGGAAATTAAGGATATTACGTACCACCCGTTGGTTTCTGAGTGCAATAGGATTAGTTATTATAGCCGTGGGAATCTATTTTGCAATTGATTTATTTCTCAATTTTAAAAGTAATGAGGTAACAAATGATGCTCAGGTAGAGCAATATGTTTCTCCCATCAATGTAAAAGTTCCCGGATATATCCATAAAATTTATTTTACCGAACATCAGTTTGTAAAAAAAGGAGATACGCTGCTTGTCATAGACGATCGCGAATACCAAATAAGGCTAAAAGAAGCCGAAGCATCTTTGCAAGATGCAATGGCAGGTTCACAAGTTATAGATGCCAGTGTAAATACATCGAAAAGTAATATTATTGTTTTCGATTCTAACATCGAAGAAACGGAAGCAAGGTTGAGAAAATTAGAAACCGATTATACGAGGTATCAGAATCTATTGTCTCGGAATGCAACTACACCGATACAAGTAGAACAAATAAAAACAGATTTAGATGCTACAACTGCCCGTTTGAATGCACTCAAACAACAGAAAAGGACAGCAGAATCGTCGTCCGACGAAGTGCAGAAACGCAGAGGAAACTCAGAGGCTTCCATTCTGCGCGCTTCGGCGGCATTGGACATGGCTAAGCTCAACCTGTCATATACCGTTATAACTGCTCCCTGTGACGGATTTTTAGGACGCAGGGCATTGAAGGAAGGACAATTAGTCAATGCAGGACAAAACATGACATACATCATTCCCAATACCCAAAAGTGGATAGTGGCAAACTTTAAAGAAACACAAGTTAAGAATCTGTATATAGGACAAGAGGTGATTATTATGATTGATGCATTTGACAAGAAAGAGTTCAAAGGAAAAGTTACAGAAATATCCAATGCCACCGGAGCAAAATATTCGCTGGTGCCGGCTGATAATTCAACGGGTAATTTCGTAAAAATACAACAGCGGATTCCGATACGTATCGAATTTGAGAATCTGTCGTCCGAAGATAATATGAAGTTAGCCGCCGGAATGATGGCCGTAGTAAATGCAAAAGTGAAAAAATGA
- a CDS encoding MFS transporter, whose protein sequence is MKRSNFPFHSWVPKPLGIFIYILMFVPALFISGAYTSNVGEMVGSLGIMTEHIQYANFATAVGMVVFTPFTILFLEIRRSKMTYLLGLTVLVIISYICAQTTSIPMLMICSFFTGFIRIILIFNTLFGLLGYIAGRDIVPLLKPSTEQRPEEMEEKFEKIKAMALPFLYLFFLTVGQLGSFVTAWLAFSFQWQYVYYFMIAIALICLLLVEVTMVYQKRIKPIRLTLIKFGDTVCASLLLLSFSFIFIYGKTLDWFDSPLINYSLIILFISTGVFLILEIYSKRPYLDLKIFSFRNVVIALSVFIMLMVLNSSSMLVSTFVGISMKIDNWQNAVLSNYSLVGYVIGAIIAFLMAKWNMHFKYIFSIGFLCITIAAAYMYFQVQSMGLYENMIFPVIIRSAGMLILYAMAGIWGMRKLNMAYLTTWIFVMLAFRSVIGPVLGTSLYTNTLNEKQLYYVSRLSQNVDMLNPEIAGTFTQTQMGSMQQGKSVEDAQIMATQSVKGRIQIQATLAALKEISGWTIYGGVACIVVVLLIPYSHHRQDKKKKKTEIN, encoded by the coding sequence ATGAAAAGATCGAATTTCCCTTTTCATAGCTGGGTTCCTAAACCGCTGGGCATATTTATTTATATTCTCATGTTTGTCCCCGCTTTATTTATCAGTGGAGCTTACACAAGTAATGTAGGCGAAATGGTAGGCAGCCTGGGCATCATGACCGAACATATACAGTATGCCAATTTTGCCACAGCCGTGGGGATGGTTGTTTTTACGCCGTTCACAATTCTGTTTCTGGAAATAAGGCGCTCCAAAATGACTTATCTGTTGGGACTGACGGTTTTGGTTATAATAAGTTATATCTGTGCCCAAACAACTTCGATACCAATGCTTATGATATGTAGTTTTTTTACAGGATTCATCCGTATAATACTTATATTCAATACATTGTTCGGTCTGCTGGGCTATATAGCGGGAAGAGACATCGTACCATTACTGAAACCTTCGACAGAGCAGAGACCTGAAGAAATGGAAGAGAAATTCGAAAAAATAAAGGCGATGGCATTGCCTTTTTTATACTTGTTCTTTTTGACGGTAGGCCAGCTCGGCTCATTTGTTACTGCATGGTTAGCCTTTAGCTTTCAGTGGCAGTATGTGTACTATTTCATGATTGCAATAGCTCTTATTTGCCTCTTACTGGTAGAAGTCACCATGGTCTATCAGAAAAGAATAAAGCCCATACGCCTGACTCTGATTAAATTTGGAGATACCGTATGTGCCTCATTGTTATTATTATCATTTAGTTTCATTTTTATATATGGTAAAACACTGGATTGGTTCGATAGTCCGCTGATAAATTACTCTTTAATTATATTGTTTATATCTACCGGTGTATTTCTCATTTTAGAAATATATAGCAAGCGACCTTATTTAGACTTAAAGATATTCTCTTTCCGGAATGTCGTCATAGCATTGTCAGTGTTTATTATGCTCATGGTATTGAATTCCAGCTCGATGCTAGTGAGCACATTTGTCGGTATATCAATGAAAATCGATAATTGGCAAAATGCAGTATTAAGCAATTACAGTTTGGTGGGGTATGTGATTGGAGCCATAATTGCTTTTTTGATGGCAAAGTGGAATATGCACTTCAAATACATCTTTAGCATAGGTTTCCTGTGTATAACAATCGCTGCGGCATACATGTATTTTCAGGTACAAAGTATGGGATTATACGAAAATATGATTTTCCCTGTTATCATTCGTTCAGCAGGTATGCTTATTCTTTATGCTATGGCGGGTATATGGGGGATGCGCAAATTAAATATGGCGTACCTCACTACCTGGATATTTGTAATGCTGGCCTTTCGTTCGGTTATAGGACCGGTCTTAGGCACATCTTTATACACAAATACACTGAATGAAAAGCAGTTGTATTATGTCAGCCGATTGTCGCAAAATGTAGATATGCTTAATCCTGAAATTGCAGGAACGTTTACGCAAACCCAAATGGGCAGTATGCAACAAGGCAAAAGTGTAGAAGATGCTCAGATAATGGCGACACAATCGGTAAAAGGGCGGATACAGATCCAAGCCACTTTGGCGGCATTGAAAGAGATATCGGGTTGGACTATTTACGGTGGAGTTGCCTGTATCGTTGTCGTTCTTCTGATACCTTATTCACATCATAGGCAGGATAAGAAAAAGAAGAAGACAGAAATTAACTGA
- a CDS encoding helix-turn-helix domain-containing protein, translating to MKIQNIRSVVLPKEFSFYSNLNKEQIEKYKYPARLNAGLFMIILKGRCDMSINLENYTITEESIVTVFPNSIIQMNNYSDEFDAYYLVMIPGYINNIGLIQSIMPHLSTIMDNPVLNIESKADRDLFLDYCKIFQRIYERQQSNPATEVIQGLMSTLIYGLLRIWEIKLKKSSKHGDDKGIRNRKETIYHQFIQCLLKNYREERIISFYADKLCISAKYLSVAIKEVRGKSALDLINEAVILDAKAQLKNSDLTILQISDTLNFTNPSFFAKYFKKHTGMTPKEYRIS from the coding sequence ATGAAAATTCAGAATATACGCTCTGTGGTATTACCCAAAGAGTTTTCTTTTTATTCCAATCTGAATAAAGAGCAAATAGAGAAATATAAATACCCCGCCAGATTAAACGCCGGACTATTTATGATTATCCTTAAAGGAAGATGTGATATGTCTATTAATTTGGAGAATTACACAATTACTGAAGAATCGATAGTCACCGTTTTCCCGAATAGCATCATTCAGATGAATAATTATAGTGATGAATTCGATGCATACTATCTGGTCATGATACCGGGATATATTAATAATATAGGCCTGATCCAGTCGATAATGCCTCATTTATCTACTATTATGGATAATCCCGTATTAAATATCGAATCGAAAGCAGACCGAGATTTATTCTTGGATTATTGTAAGATATTTCAGAGGATATATGAAAGACAGCAATCTAATCCTGCAACAGAAGTCATCCAAGGCCTGATGTCAACTCTCATTTACGGACTATTACGGATATGGGAAATCAAACTAAAAAAAAGCAGTAAACACGGTGACGACAAAGGAATACGAAACCGAAAGGAAACGATATACCATCAATTTATACAATGTCTCTTGAAGAACTACAGAGAAGAAAGAATAATCTCCTTCTATGCCGATAAATTATGTATATCAGCCAAATACCTAAGTGTTGCAATAAAAGAAGTTAGAGGAAAGTCTGCTCTGGATCTGATAAATGAAGCGGTAATCTTAGATGCGAAAGCACAACTGAAGAATTCGGATTTAACGATATTACAAATCTCAGATACACTTAATTTCACCAATCCGTCTTTCTTTGCCAAATATTTCAAGAAACATACAGGTATGACACCTAAAGAATACCGTATCAGTTAA
- a CDS encoding IS982 family transposase, producing MSGNKLCISLIISILMVIKLLIYSSIMHNLYAIFAKFLDICKMFSGDLVNEKGNIPRRGVVPKFSDLEVISLSLAAESIGIDSESFLFSKLNEYKDDFSSLISRRQYNDRRKLTIGLCNQVRERIASKVDGGEAIFCIDSMPIEVCRPIRSKRCKMGKNNYDKAPNYGYCASQGKHYYGYKLHSLCGLSGVIHSFDLTKASVHDIHYLKDVKCNFQNCTIIGDRGYIGAAIQLDLFEKANIKLEVPYRSNQKDWKPVFSPFAKARKRVETLFAQLCDQFMIIRNYAKQTEGLFTRITGKISALTILQYINKINNKPIGQIKYALI from the coding sequence ATGTCAGGAAATAAGTTGTGCATATCATTGATTATTAGTATTTTAATGGTGATCAAACTATTAATATACAGCTCAATTATGCACAACTTATATGCAATATTCGCTAAATTTCTTGATATATGCAAGATGTTTTCTGGTGATTTAGTAAACGAAAAAGGGAATATACCTCGCAGAGGAGTCGTCCCGAAGTTCTCTGACTTAGAAGTGATCAGTTTAAGCCTTGCTGCCGAATCAATAGGTATAGATAGTGAAAGCTTTTTGTTTTCTAAATTAAATGAATACAAAGATGATTTTTCTTCTCTCATATCCCGTCGTCAATATAATGATCGCAGGAAGCTCACTATCGGCTTATGTAATCAGGTGCGTGAAAGAATTGCATCAAAAGTTGATGGTGGAGAAGCTATTTTCTGTATTGATTCTATGCCAATTGAAGTCTGTCGTCCCATAAGGTCAAAACGTTGTAAAATGGGAAAGAATAATTATGATAAAGCTCCCAATTATGGCTATTGTGCTTCACAGGGTAAACATTATTACGGATATAAATTACATTCTCTCTGTGGGTTGAGCGGTGTCATACACTCTTTTGACCTGACAAAGGCGAGTGTTCACGACATTCATTATTTGAAAGACGTAAAGTGTAACTTTCAGAATTGCACCATCATCGGTGATCGTGGATATATTGGAGCAGCCATACAACTTGATTTATTTGAAAAAGCTAATATCAAGTTGGAAGTTCCATATCGGTCGAATCAAAAAGATTGGAAACCTGTATTTAGTCCATTTGCTAAAGCAAGGAAAAGGGTTGAAACGCTTTTTGCACAATTATGCGATCAATTTATGATAATCAGAAATTACGCAAAACAAACAGAAGGATTGTTTACCAGAATTACGGGGAAAATTAGTGCACTTACAATCCTTCAATATATAAACAAGATTAATAACAAACCCATTGGACAAATTAAATATGCACTAATTTAA
- a CDS encoding glucosaminidase domain-containing protein — MLKEIFVQSYYPQVKEAGIKYGINPVVLLAQIAIETGWGESVLCKEHFNFGGLTGFGKPSEFWPGTKVQLCEKGLTYRSYPDARSGILDMARLLRSSYASACNVSNVPAAYAQEIAYSRYISEVNGDNRQNYKMLLVKLSATMSRLIALQFPE, encoded by the coding sequence ATGTTGAAAGAAATATTTGTACAGAGTTATTACCCCCAGGTAAAGGAGGCGGGAATAAAATATGGCATTAACCCGGTGGTGTTGCTGGCCCAGATCGCCATCGAAACGGGATGGGGCGAGTCGGTGCTGTGTAAGGAGCACTTTAACTTCGGTGGCTTGACGGGCTTCGGCAAACCGTCCGAGTTCTGGCCGGGCACCAAAGTGCAGCTTTGCGAAAAGGGACTTACCTACCGGAGCTACCCCGATGCCAGAAGCGGCATACTGGATATGGCCCGCCTGCTGCGCTCATCCTATGCCTCTGCCTGCAACGTAAGCAACGTTCCTGCTGCCTATGCCCAGGAGATAGCCTACAGCCGCTACATCAGCGAGGTAAACGGCGACAACCGCCAAAACTACAAGATGCTGCTGGTAAAGCTATCCGCCACCATGAGCCGGTTGATAGCGCTGCAGTTTCCGGAGTAA
- a CDS encoding HU family DNA-binding protein produces the protein MIFTCSGGFREAVCKLSGNIARYRALSGRWRTNRAKRGCAGRTFALLRNENKFYKPLKNKTSMALSYSLIKRRNMEKDAPVGSKLVYGSTRTTSKMDLNKLCDAIAAHSTASRGDVMLVLEGLIYILTERLQAGTVVSMGNFGNFRMVAGSVGASTEEEFNTSMFKKPRIIFKPGILLREVTNNAKFEKLPTVTVTVTEQCDKEHVY, from the coding sequence ATGATTTTTACTTGTTCGGGAGGTTTTCGTGAAGCTGTTTGTAAGCTATCGGGAAACATCGCGCGTTATCGCGCCCTATCGGGACGTTGGCGGACAAACCGCGCCAAACGGGGATGTGCTGGTCGTACATTTGCATTGTTACGTAACGAAAACAAGTTTTATAAACCCTTAAAAAACAAAACAAGTATGGCATTATCTTATTCTTTAATCAAGCGCAGAAACATGGAGAAAGACGCTCCTGTAGGTAGTAAACTGGTATACGGATCCACTCGTACCACTTCGAAAATGGACCTGAACAAATTGTGCGACGCAATCGCTGCACACAGTACCGCATCACGCGGCGACGTGATGCTGGTGCTGGAAGGGCTGATCTATATTCTTACTGAGAGGCTGCAGGCTGGAACGGTTGTGAGCATGGGCAATTTTGGAAATTTTCGCATGGTAGCCGGCTCTGTAGGAGCTTCAACGGAAGAGGAGTTCAACACTTCGATGTTCAAAAAACCGCGTATTATCTTCAAGCCGGGTATCCTGTTGCGCGAAGTGACCAACAACGCCAAGTTCGAGAAATTGCCCACGGTTACGGTTACCGTAACGGAGCAGTGCGACAAAGAGCACGTGTATTAA
- a CDS encoding DUF4248 domain-containing protein, whose product MKDQSLPIHPYGWNELAQLYSPALSSSAQNKQLLRWIQNHPQLRDELAREGWVKGTRRLTSMQVRIIVAYLGEP is encoded by the coding sequence ATGAAAGACCAATCCCTACCCATCCATCCCTACGGGTGGAACGAGCTGGCGCAATTATATTCGCCCGCTTTGAGCAGTTCGGCACAGAATAAACAGCTGCTCCGGTGGATACAGAACCACCCCCAACTACGTGACGAACTGGCCCGCGAAGGCTGGGTGAAGGGAACCCGAAGGCTCACTTCCATGCAGGTACGAATCATTGTAGCCTATCTGGGAGAACCATGA